The Blastopirellula retiformator genome includes a region encoding these proteins:
- a CDS encoding aminotransferase class IV, producing MTSPIAFHTGRWIPQAELSIPIDDVGFVMGTTVVEQLRTFGGKIFRLEQHLARLRDSLAIMGLQIPFSDADLSQAVQEIIAHNHPLLTPGDDLGVAIFITPGSMEHPGQQPLVCIHTRPVAFNAFAGKFTSCQALVVPPTRQTPVECWPRQLKVRSRVHYYLADLEARKIEPNARAVLLDLDGHVMEATTANLVAHFAGEGLVAPPRELVLPGISIAALEDLAKRLAIPFQHRLMTPDDVAQADEILLTSTSPCVLPCHRWNGQQVGSGGPGPIFERLITAWSESVGLDIRDQAAKFAVRDGAAV from the coding sequence ATGACGAGCCCCATCGCATTTCACACCGGCCGCTGGATCCCCCAGGCCGAACTTTCCATCCCGATCGACGACGTCGGCTTCGTCATGGGAACGACGGTCGTCGAGCAACTCCGCACCTTTGGCGGCAAGATCTTTCGGCTAGAGCAGCATCTCGCTCGGCTCCGCGACAGTCTGGCGATTATGGGCCTGCAGATTCCCTTCAGCGACGCCGACCTGTCGCAGGCCGTTCAAGAGATCATCGCCCACAACCACCCACTGCTGACGCCTGGTGACGATCTGGGAGTCGCCATCTTCATCACCCCCGGCAGCATGGAGCATCCGGGCCAACAACCGCTGGTCTGCATCCATACCCGCCCGGTCGCATTTAATGCCTTCGCCGGCAAATTTACGTCGTGTCAGGCGCTGGTCGTTCCGCCGACGCGTCAAACCCCAGTCGAGTGCTGGCCGCGACAACTAAAGGTCCGCTCCCGGGTGCACTATTACCTGGCCGATCTGGAAGCCCGCAAGATCGAGCCGAATGCCCGGGCCGTCTTGCTTGACCTGGATGGCCACGTGATGGAAGCGACAACCGCCAACCTGGTCGCTCACTTCGCTGGGGAAGGATTGGTCGCCCCGCCGCGTGAGTTAGTCTTGCCCGGAATCAGCATCGCCGCTCTGGAAGATCTCGCCAAACGTCTGGCGATTCCGTTTCAGCATCGACTGATGACGCCCGACGATGTCGCCCAGGCGGACGAGATCCTGCTGACCAGCACGTCGCCGTGCGTTTTGCCGTGCCACCGCTGGAATGGCCAACAGGTCGGCTCCGGCGGTCCGGGGCCCATTTTCGAGCGGCTGATCACCGCGTGGAGCGAATCGGTCGGGCTCGATATCCGCGACCAAGCGGCTAAATTTGCGGTTCGTGACGGCGCTGCGGTTTAA
- the prfB gene encoding peptide chain release factor 2 (programmed frameshift) has product MDRDTIDRAETIRQRLTQLQDSLDYAAKKAELEAAEAKMAAPGFWDNQEKAQAVVGQLKSLKSILEPLDDCVTAVGDLETMFEMAEEDDSFAAEAKSEVERIEKVLDELELRALLSGPHDDCGALISIHARDGGTDANDWAEMLLRMYSQWAAQNDYSVELIDRSDNEEAGINSATFAIRGTMAYGYLKGETGMHRLVRISPFNSEGKRQTSFAAVDVSPEISDSEEVEIDEEDVRVDTFRASGAGGQHVNKTDSAIRLTHIPTGVVVQCQNERSQHKNRAQAWKLLRSRMARLEEEKREAEEAARYKTQAKVGFGSQIRNYFLHPDQRVKDARTGHYVGSFHAVMDGDIQGFLDAYLRWRVGQGEAEGN; this is encoded by the exons ATGGACCGCGATACGATCGACCGTGCCGAAACGATACGTCAGCGTTTGACGCAGCTTCAGGACAGTCTT GACTACGCCGCCAAGAAAGCGGAGCTTGAAGCCGCCGAAGCGAAAATGGCGGCGCCCGGCTTCTGGGACAATCAGGAAAAAGCGCAGGCGGTTGTCGGTCAGCTCAAATCGCTGAAATCGATTCTGGAACCGCTCGACGATTGCGTCACCGCCGTCGGCGATCTCGAAACGATGTTCGAAATGGCCGAAGAGGACGACTCGTTCGCCGCCGAAGCGAAGTCCGAAGTCGAGCGGATCGAGAAGGTGCTGGACGAGCTGGAGCTGAGGGCGCTGCTCAGCGGTCCTCATGACGACTGCGGCGCTCTGATCTCGATCCATGCCCGCGACGGCGGCACTGACGCCAACGACTGGGCCGAGATGCTGCTGCGGATGTACTCGCAGTGGGCGGCCCAGAACGACTACAGCGTTGAGCTAATCGATCGTTCCGACAACGAAGAGGCGGGCATCAACAGCGCCACCTTCGCGATTCGCGGCACGATGGCGTACGGCTACCTGAAAGGGGAAACCGGCATGCACCGCCTGGTGCGGATCAGCCCGTTCAACTCGGAAGGAAAGCGCCAGACCAGCTTTGCGGCGGTCGACGTCTCGCCGGAGATTTCCGACAGCGAGGAAGTCGAGATCGACGAAGAGGACGTGCGCGTCGACACCTTCCGGGCCAGTGGCGCCGGCGGACAACACGTCAACAAGACCGATAGCGCCATTCGTCTGACCCACATTCCGACGGGCGTGGTCGTGCAGTGCCAAAACGAACGGAGCCAACACAAGAACCGGGCCCAGGCCTGGAAGTTGCTCCGTTCGCGCATGGCGCGACTCGAAGAGGAAAAGCGGGAAGCGGAAGAGGCGGCCCGTTACAAGACGCAGGCCAAGGTCGGCTTCGGCTCGCAAATCCGCAACTACTTCCTCCATCCCGATCAACGCGTCAAAGACGCACGCACCGGCCACTACGTCGGCAGCTTTCATGCGGTGATGGACGGTGATATTCAGGGCTTTCTCGACGCCTACCTGCGTTGGCGCGTCGGTCAAGGCGAAGCAGAAGGGAACTAA
- a CDS encoding response regulator, with product MDTTKLPIPTIVVDDDRLMRCLLTDLLNAAGFEVRTAGSCKQALTLFDEFPAELIICDWELPDAAGIDLVRHVRYVQNIRRPFILMVSAHRTNLAVEQALRAGANDYLAKPIRKDELIARTQEIKNFQLLEQELAGPDLHGHITVSHGYYSLYAS from the coding sequence GTGGATACAACGAAACTGCCGATTCCGACGATTGTGGTTGACGACGACCGTTTGATGCGTTGCTTGTTGACTGATTTGCTCAACGCCGCTGGATTTGAAGTACGTACGGCTGGAAGCTGCAAACAAGCGTTGACGCTTTTTGACGAATTTCCCGCCGAACTAATCATTTGCGATTGGGAATTGCCTGATGCGGCCGGTATCGATCTGGTGCGTCATGTACGCTACGTCCAGAACATTCGTCGCCCCTTTATTTTGATGGTATCGGCACATCGCACCAACCTCGCCGTCGAGCAAGCGCTGCGAGCCGGCGCCAATGATTATCTCGCCAAGCCGATCCGCAAGGACGAATTGATCGCCCGCACGCAAGAGATCAAGAATTTTCAGCTGTTAGAACAGGAACTGGCGGGCCCCGATCTGCACGGACATATTACCGTGTCGCACGGCTACTATTCGCTTTACGCCAGCTGA
- a CDS encoding polysaccharide biosynthesis/export family protein, which yields MISRNFVPNSLRASRSLVVVAGLLLATGGIGLALTPAMPEVAASRPSSVEAAAPRPAVVTPAAYEATTEPANIQLCAGPTPCVPCPTPAEVVTNPIMTGVDSNTPTCKGELHWDSRRPIPWQIFAQGEYVGPARLQHVPEYRIRVDDQLEFVYRLTRNEMTTPYRLNVGDEIRLESLTDPNLNRDLVIQPDGSITVLLLGQVHAARKTVVELTDLLDKAYKRYYKVPAITVTPLRVNTKLEDLRATVDSRAGRGGQSQSVRVTPEGTIQLPAIESVPAQGLTLDELKREVDERYAQVVNGIGVTPILTERAPRYLYVLGEVRTPGRFELVGPTTVMQAIALAGGWNVGGNLREVVIFRRAEDWRLVATKVDIQGALYGKRPIPSDELWLRDSDILVVPKQPILWADEFIELVFTRGIYGVVPFNGISISYNDVTAL from the coding sequence ATGATTAGTCGCAATTTCGTGCCGAATTCGCTCCGCGCCAGCCGCTCGCTGGTCGTCGTCGCTGGTCTGCTGTTGGCAACCGGTGGAATCGGCTTGGCGTTGACTCCGGCCATGCCGGAAGTCGCCGCAAGTAGGCCATCCTCCGTCGAAGCTGCCGCTCCCCGTCCCGCGGTGGTGACGCCGGCCGCCTACGAAGCGACGACCGAGCCGGCGAATATCCAGTTGTGCGCCGGCCCGACGCCCTGCGTCCCCTGCCCGACTCCGGCCGAAGTGGTCACCAACCCGATCATGACCGGCGTCGACTCGAACACGCCGACCTGCAAGGGGGAGTTGCACTGGGACTCGCGCCGCCCGATTCCTTGGCAGATCTTCGCGCAAGGCGAATACGTCGGCCCGGCTCGCTTGCAGCATGTGCCCGAGTATCGGATTCGCGTCGACGATCAGCTGGAGTTCGTCTACCGCTTGACCCGTAACGAGATGACGACTCCCTACCGGCTGAACGTCGGCGACGAGATTCGTCTTGAGTCGCTTACCGACCCCAACCTGAACCGCGACCTGGTGATTCAGCCCGATGGTTCGATCACGGTGCTGTTGCTTGGCCAGGTGCATGCCGCTCGCAAGACGGTCGTCGAACTGACGGACCTACTCGACAAAGCGTACAAGCGGTACTACAAAGTCCCCGCCATCACCGTAACGCCGCTGCGGGTCAACACCAAGCTGGAAGACTTGCGAGCGACGGTCGACAGTCGCGCCGGTCGCGGCGGTCAGTCGCAGTCGGTCCGGGTCACCCCGGAAGGCACGATTCAGCTGCCGGCGATCGAGTCGGTTCCGGCCCAAGGTTTGACCCTCGACGAATTGAAGCGGGAAGTCGACGAACGCTACGCCCAGGTGGTCAACGGGATCGGCGTCACCCCAATTCTGACCGAGCGGGCGCCGCGTTACCTGTACGTGCTGGGCGAAGTCCGCACGCCGGGCCGGTTTGAGCTGGTCGGACCGACCACCGTCATGCAAGCAATCGCCTTGGCGGGCGGTTGGAACGTCGGCGGTAATCTGCGGGAAGTGGTCATTTTCCGCCGTGCCGAAGATTGGCGCCTGGTCGCGACCAAAGTCGACATCCAAGGCGCCTTATACGGCAAACGTCCGATTCCTTCGGACGAACTGTGGCTACGCGACTCTGACATCCTGGTTGTGCCGAAGCAGCCGATCCTGTGGGCCGATGAGTTTATCGAGCTCGTCTTCACCCGCGGCATCTATGGCGTCGTCCCGTTCAACGGGATCAGCATCTCCTACAACGACGTCACGGCGTTGTAA
- a CDS encoding redoxin domain-containing protein: MNRSSLLSLALLAFTVTSPLLARDSVAEKTPIGATIPDMQLKDYRGKDYSLGDYGDQKVIVLAFLGTECPLAKLYGGRLQQMADEYADKQVAIIGVMSNEHDAVTEIAAYARKHNISFPLLKDVGNRLADAAGAERTPEAIVLTADRKIRYRGRIDDQYQIGVVRDKAEEHELRDAIEDLLASKQVAVPSTDAIGCHIGRVRQPQTDSKVTYYNQVARILQKRCVECHREGEIAPFALTDYDEVAGWGEMIAEVVEDKRMPPWHADPAHGVFKNARPIPAEEKELLLKWVAAGAPAGDPAQAPKPVEYSNTGWTLATEPDQVIKVTKDPFKVAATGEVKYQYFIHDPGFTEDKWLQAAEIRPGNRMVVHHILAFAVAPGERNLRDGGARGFLVGYVPGMRAEPFPPGMAKRIPAGSRLVFQVHYTPIGSEQFDQSELGLVFADPKEIKYEVKTTSALNRAFKIPAGDGNYRVEANSLRLPTEGAYLLAMMPHMHLRGKAFRYELKQEGENEVLLDIPAYDFNWQTAYRLQDPLPLTADSVIHCVAHFDNSKWNNANPDPSKVVKWGDQTWEEMMIGYFDVALPYKPGDASEEAKVDKTLAAARKVMDRYDADQDGIVLRNEVPDKGQRYFDLIDRNKDDKVEEEEIITTLKQMPILLQLIR, translated from the coding sequence ATGAACCGCTCTTCGCTTCTTTCGCTTGCGCTGCTGGCGTTTACGGTGACCAGCCCGCTGTTGGCCCGCGATTCGGTCGCCGAGAAAACGCCGATCGGGGCGACGATCCCCGATATGCAGTTGAAGGACTACCGCGGCAAAGATTACTCGCTGGGCGATTATGGCGATCAAAAGGTGATCGTTTTGGCGTTCCTGGGAACCGAGTGCCCGCTCGCCAAACTGTATGGCGGCCGCCTGCAGCAGATGGCCGACGAGTACGCCGACAAGCAAGTTGCGATCATCGGCGTGATGTCGAACGAGCACGACGCGGTCACCGAGATCGCCGCCTATGCCCGCAAGCACAATATTTCGTTCCCCTTGCTCAAGGATGTCGGCAATCGTCTGGCCGACGCCGCGGGAGCCGAACGTACGCCGGAAGCGATCGTCCTGACTGCCGACCGCAAGATTCGCTATCGCGGCCGAATCGACGACCAGTACCAGATTGGGGTGGTCCGTGATAAAGCGGAAGAGCACGAACTGCGCGACGCGATTGAAGACCTGCTGGCGAGCAAACAAGTCGCCGTCCCATCCACCGATGCGATTGGTTGCCATATCGGCCGCGTCCGCCAACCCCAAACCGATAGCAAAGTCACTTACTACAACCAAGTCGCTCGGATCTTGCAAAAGCGGTGCGTTGAGTGCCATCGCGAAGGGGAAATCGCCCCGTTCGCCCTGACCGACTACGACGAAGTCGCTGGCTGGGGCGAGATGATCGCCGAGGTGGTTGAAGACAAACGGATGCCTCCGTGGCATGCCGATCCGGCGCACGGCGTCTTTAAGAACGCCCGCCCCATCCCGGCCGAGGAAAAAGAACTGTTGCTGAAGTGGGTCGCCGCCGGAGCGCCGGCAGGCGATCCGGCGCAAGCGCCGAAACCAGTCGAGTATTCCAACACCGGCTGGACGCTGGCGACCGAACCCGACCAGGTGATCAAGGTTACCAAAGATCCTTTCAAGGTCGCCGCGACCGGCGAAGTGAAGTATCAATACTTCATTCACGATCCCGGCTTCACCGAGGACAAATGGCTGCAAGCGGCCGAAATTCGCCCCGGCAACCGGATGGTCGTCCATCACATCCTCGCATTCGCCGTCGCGCCGGGCGAGCGCAATCTGCGCGATGGTGGGGCCCGCGGTTTTCTGGTCGGCTATGTTCCAGGCATGCGCGCCGAGCCGTTTCCGCCAGGCATGGCGAAGCGAATTCCGGCCGGTTCGCGGCTCGTCTTTCAAGTTCACTACACGCCGATCGGTAGCGAGCAGTTCGATCAGAGCGAACTGGGGCTAGTCTTCGCCGATCCAAAAGAGATCAAGTACGAAGTCAAAACGACCAGCGCCCTGAATCGCGCGTTCAAAATCCCGGCCGGCGACGGCAACTATCGGGTCGAAGCGAATTCGCTGCGTCTGCCGACCGAAGGCGCCTATCTGTTGGCGATGATGCCCCACATGCACCTCCGCGGCAAGGCGTTTCGCTATGAGCTGAAGCAGGAAGGGGAAAACGAAGTCCTGCTCGACATTCCGGCTTATGACTTCAACTGGCAAACCGCCTATCGTCTGCAAGATCCGCTACCGCTAACCGCCGACAGCGTTATCCACTGCGTCGCCCACTTCGACAACTCGAAATGGAACAACGCGAACCCCGATCCGTCCAAAGTGGTGAAATGGGGAGATCAGACCTGGGAAGAAATGATGATCGGCTATTTTGACGTCGCGCTGCCCTACAAGCCCGGCGATGCGAGCGAAGAAGCGAAAGTCGACAAAACGCTGGCCGCCGCCCGTAAGGTGATGGATCGCTACGACGCCGACCAGGACGGCATCGTCCTCCGCAACGAAGTCCCCGATAAAGGGCAACGTTACTTCGACCTGATCGACAGGAACAAAGACGACAAGGTCGAAGAAGAAGAGATCATCACGACGCTCAAGCAAATGCCGATCTTGCTGCAGTTGATCCGCTAG
- a CDS encoding HEAT repeat domain-containing protein encodes MKLIRRFRTALLLAATGIATPAVADVFVLTSGGRIDGELLSPAADTPQELHVRTAGGDMVLPADIVAEVIEKSPELRNYEAILPQMPPDVDGNWQMADWCGKHDLPEQRDHHLQQILTMDPNHEQARRALGYIRRRGEWIITEQWFKDQGMIRHKGKWMYPQDVAMEERSQKYKDATKDWRVKLRSYLLQMRRGGEKAASVQAEIAAIQDPMATEPLIELLKDGKYQGMRETLVDALGNLVNGPSTTALTNVALEDPSASLRDRATILLERRPNDRAVAHLMQLLHSKDNTVVNRAALVLARLKHPAAIDALIDSLVTSHQYKVTKGSKPGETSAAFGSGSTGGFSFGSSKPQIITRDLRNEAVLRALMETLQAAELNANFGYDEAQWKHWNANRQAPPTVDLRRDG; translated from the coding sequence GTGAAGTTGATCCGCCGCTTCCGCACCGCCCTGCTTTTGGCCGCGACTGGTATCGCGACGCCGGCGGTGGCGGACGTCTTTGTGCTGACCTCCGGCGGTCGAATCGACGGGGAGTTGCTGAGCCCCGCGGCCGACACGCCGCAAGAGCTGCATGTGCGCACCGCCGGGGGCGATATGGTCTTGCCGGCCGATATTGTGGCCGAGGTGATCGAAAAGTCTCCGGAACTGCGGAACTACGAAGCGATCTTGCCGCAGATGCCTCCCGATGTAGACGGCAACTGGCAGATGGCCGACTGGTGCGGCAAACATGATCTGCCGGAGCAGCGCGATCATCACCTGCAGCAGATCCTGACGATGGATCCCAATCACGAGCAAGCGCGAAGAGCGCTTGGCTATATTCGTCGACGCGGCGAATGGATCATTACCGAACAGTGGTTCAAAGACCAAGGGATGATTCGCCACAAGGGAAAGTGGATGTATCCGCAAGATGTGGCGATGGAAGAACGCTCCCAAAAATACAAAGACGCTACGAAGGACTGGCGCGTCAAGTTGCGATCGTACCTGTTGCAGATGCGCCGTGGCGGCGAAAAAGCGGCAAGCGTGCAGGCCGAAATCGCCGCCATCCAAGATCCGATGGCGACCGAACCGCTGATTGAACTCTTGAAGGACGGCAAGTACCAGGGAATGCGTGAGACGTTGGTCGACGCATTGGGCAACCTAGTCAACGGGCCTTCGACGACCGCCCTGACGAACGTGGCGCTCGAGGATCCTTCGGCCTCGCTCCGCGATCGCGCAACGATCCTGCTCGAGCGTCGCCCCAACGATCGGGCAGTCGCGCACCTGATGCAGTTGCTCCACAGCAAAGACAACACGGTCGTCAATCGCGCCGCGTTGGTGCTGGCCCGTCTGAAACACCCGGCCGCCATCGACGCGTTGATCGACTCTCTGGTAACGTCGCATCAGTACAAGGTGACGAAGGGGAGCAAGCCGGGAGAAACTTCCGCCGCGTTCGGCAGCGGCAGTACCGGCGGATTCTCGTTTGGTTCTTCAAAGCCGCAGATCATTACCCGCGATCTACGCAACGAAGCGGTGCTGCGGGCGCTGATGGAAACGCTGCAAGCGGCCGAACTGAACGCCAATTTCGGCTATGACGAAGCCCAGTGGAAACACTGGAACGCCAACCGCCAGGCCCCGCCGACGGTTGATCTCCGCCGCGACGGCTAA